The Stygiolobus azoricus genome window below encodes:
- a CDS encoding sodium:calcium antiporter: MIVGNLLIIFPILVLSAELIARGAEKLEEFMGQGMAGGIIMGLLTALPETIFVIIASIRGEPYIALGSAIGGNVMLFTFGVGLLGIYNFLRWKKNLVIAEDYSVEHRFLIASTLLLLIVLIYGSLDIYTSIPLLSLYGYYTYYRVRKFVKEDREEPETEEIIKATLYLVMGAFLLILFSEPFIGDVAELSSYFHIPSIWLALILTPLAGELEETITAIRLTTTSERGGSLAIFDFVGSKIQNATVLLAIVGLFNNVSLQPGMSEIVATLIANTFAIFILMDKNLGLKESIMLLFVYFLVAYFTLVF; this comes from the coding sequence TTGATAGTTGGCAATTTACTGATAATATTCCCAATTCTGGTTTTATCTGCAGAACTCATTGCTAGAGGTGCAGAGAAACTTGAAGAATTCATGGGACAAGGTATGGCCGGCGGAATAATAATGGGTCTACTTACAGCACTACCCGAAACTATCTTTGTAATTATTGCTTCCATAAGGGGTGAACCCTATATAGCTTTAGGCTCTGCGATAGGCGGAAACGTAATGCTATTTACATTTGGAGTAGGCTTACTCGGGATTTACAATTTCTTGAGGTGGAAGAAAAATCTCGTAATTGCTGAGGACTATTCGGTGGAGCATAGATTTCTGATCGCTTCAACCTTGTTGCTCCTAATCGTTTTGATATACGGTTCTCTGGACATTTATACATCAATCCCCCTCCTCAGTTTGTACGGTTACTATACTTATTACAGAGTGAGGAAATTCGTAAAAGAGGACAGAGAGGAACCTGAAACCGAGGAAATAATAAAGGCTACACTGTACTTAGTTATGGGTGCATTTCTGCTAATCCTTTTTTCAGAGCCTTTCATTGGTGATGTGGCTGAACTTTCTAGTTATTTCCACATACCCTCAATCTGGTTAGCATTAATATTAACCCCGTTAGCCGGTGAGTTAGAAGAAACAATAACAGCAATACGACTCACGACCACCTCTGAACGCGGAGGGTCTTTAGCGATATTCGACTTCGTAGGTAGCAAGATACAGAACGCTACCGTGCTCTTAGCGATAGTAGGCTTGTTTAACAACGTTAGCCTTCAGCCTGGGATGAGTGAGATAGTTGCGACATTAATAGCTAATACTTTTGCGATCTTCATACTTATGGACAAGAACTTGGGGTTAAAGGAGTCAATAATGCTATTGTTTGTATATTTCTTAGTAGCGTATTTTACGCTAGTCTTTTAA
- a CDS encoding DEAD/DEAH box helicase — MFSEEVDKALKEMGFSELTEVQRKTIPLMLSGKNVIVRAKTGSGKTAAFGIPIVELGYKSLVITPTRELTRQVSSHIKSIGKYKGIKVAEIYGGMPYNRQLRELEGADVVVATPGRLLDLWGKGEIDLEEFEIVVVDEADLMLDMGFIEDVEMILSHTTGRKITGLFSATIPKEVEVLASKFVDNPERVYVCEGLANVEHKFLEVEDDWRSKVRSLREEEDSGIIVFMRTRSRVAKLVHLLDNAVELRGDLPQRVRNENIDAFRRGEYDILVTTDVASRGIDIPLVHKVINFDAPQDLKTYIHRIGRTGRMGKRGVAITFLTPRDFWLEREVKKLLAKETKVGG, encoded by the coding sequence ATGTTTAGTGAAGAAGTAGATAAAGCTTTGAAAGAAATGGGCTTCAGCGAACTTACTGAAGTTCAAAGAAAGACAATCCCGCTAATGTTAAGCGGGAAAAACGTAATAGTAAGAGCTAAAACCGGTAGCGGAAAGACAGCTGCCTTCGGAATTCCCATTGTAGAACTCGGGTATAAATCACTTGTGATTACCCCTACTAGGGAGCTCACCAGGCAGGTTTCATCTCACATTAAATCTATCGGTAAATACAAGGGGATAAAAGTGGCTGAAATATACGGAGGTATGCCTTACAACAGACAACTTAGAGAGTTAGAAGGTGCCGACGTTGTAGTTGCTACCCCGGGAAGATTATTAGACCTATGGGGAAAAGGGGAAATAGATCTAGAGGAGTTCGAGATAGTGGTTGTGGATGAGGCGGATTTGATGTTAGACATGGGTTTTATAGAGGACGTTGAGATGATTTTATCGCATACGACCGGTAGGAAGATAACGGGACTCTTTTCAGCTACTATACCCAAAGAGGTAGAAGTCTTGGCATCTAAGTTTGTGGATAATCCCGAAAGGGTTTATGTGTGTGAGGGACTAGCTAACGTTGAACACAAATTCCTTGAAGTAGAAGATGATTGGAGGTCAAAAGTTAGGAGTTTAAGGGAGGAAGAAGACAGCGGAATTATCGTATTTATGAGGACTAGAAGTAGGGTAGCCAAATTAGTGCACTTACTAGATAACGCTGTAGAACTAAGGGGTGATTTACCTCAAAGGGTGAGAAACGAAAACATAGATGCGTTTAGAAGAGGGGAATATGATATCCTCGTAACAACGGATGTTGCGTCCAGAGGTATTGACATACCGTTAGTCCACAAGGTTATCAACTTTGACGCTCCTCAGGACTTGAAGACGTATATACACAGAATTGGTAGGACTGGGAGAATGGGAAAAAGGGGAGTTGCGATAACTTTCTTAACCCCAAGAGACTTTTGGTTAGAAAGAGAAGTAAAGAAGTTATTAGCAAAGGAGACTAAAGTAGGAGGTTAA
- a CDS encoding DMT family transporter, whose product MVLNKLLSVYLIPYVIIGTFLYSFTKEGLEYSSPPVFMGMRYLISGIILFSITRKLLINKDILLLSLFTTTSTALWSYGLLYVPPSESAVLSYTMPLFAIPISYFILNEKPSINETIGIIIGFLGLIVYTSSLHISLIGAVLTITNAVFWAMFTVYYRKLRDLNPLMVNASQFLLGSLFFLIMIPFDYKFDPSSSFLISFSYSTFLGGLVMFLLWNMMLKMEKVTKIVVLIFSIPIFSTLVDYIRGVIEVNFLVMLGIGIMFSGIVVSQLGSNERNGIHIGGNRLRR is encoded by the coding sequence TTGGTATTGAATAAATTACTCTCGGTGTACTTAATACCTTACGTTATAATAGGCACATTTCTTTATTCCTTCACTAAGGAAGGGTTGGAATATTCTTCTCCTCCCGTGTTCATGGGAATGAGGTACCTAATATCTGGGATTATACTATTCTCCATAACACGCAAACTGTTAATTAATAAGGATATTCTTTTACTCAGCCTATTCACGACCACAAGCACGGCCTTGTGGAGTTACGGGTTACTATACGTCCCCCCTTCAGAGTCTGCAGTACTCAGCTATACAATGCCTTTGTTTGCTATCCCTATATCCTATTTCATTTTGAACGAAAAACCTTCAATTAATGAGACAATCGGAATTATTATAGGATTTTTAGGGCTCATAGTATACACTAGTTCTCTACACATTTCATTGATAGGTGCAGTCCTGACGATTACTAACGCTGTATTTTGGGCAATGTTTACGGTTTATTACAGAAAGCTAAGGGACTTGAATCCGTTAATGGTTAACGCATCTCAATTTCTCTTAGGTTCTTTATTCTTTCTAATCATGATACCTTTTGACTATAAGTTCGACCCTTCATCTTCGTTTTTAATCTCGTTCTCTTACAGTACTTTTTTAGGTGGACTGGTAATGTTCTTGTTATGGAATATGATGCTTAAGATGGAAAAGGTTACTAAGATAGTAGTCTTAATATTTTCAATACCTATATTCAGCACATTAGTTGACTATATTAGGGGTGTAATTGAGGTCAACTTTCTGGTGATGCTAGGGATAGGGATTATGTTTAGTGGTATAGTGGTATCGCAACTTGGTAGTAACGAGAGGAATGGGATTCATATAGGCGGCAACAGACTGAGGAGATAA
- a CDS encoding respiratory chain complex I subunit 1 family protein, with protein MASNEAYIVEETIVQVLSVILLSPLYQGIYEKALARIQGRRGPSIFQPYYDIYKLIKKEVLVPTTSSEIFIFSPYVMFSIYLMISFVIPVVYPQPVLFTPTVDFLGGALLFSLASFIKILASMQSGSNFVALSASRILSFAFLSEATLITVFFGVALITGTNNPYVTLSYLTKDITHYLSLAHVFISVSFFMLWLFETGKLPVESSGLSELGMIDDGLLYEYSGKLLAILKWGSYIKQYLLGSVLLNVFLFPWFLIKGPLGAIEDVGIMFGKWMLLILIAVIINTTLAKLRLFKVQDFLAVAFLLSLFSLILTVLQGGE; from the coding sequence ATGGCGTCAAATGAGGCTTACATAGTAGAAGAAACGATAGTTCAAGTCCTTTCAGTTATACTATTGTCTCCGCTTTATCAGGGTATATATGAGAAAGCTTTAGCTAGAATACAAGGTAGGAGAGGTCCAAGCATATTTCAACCTTATTATGATATATACAAACTCATAAAGAAAGAAGTATTAGTACCTACAACAAGTTCCGAGATATTTATTTTCTCTCCTTATGTTATGTTTTCTATTTACCTAATGATATCCTTTGTAATACCGGTAGTCTACCCTCAGCCCGTACTATTTACTCCAACAGTAGACTTCTTAGGTGGTGCTTTACTATTTTCCCTAGCATCGTTCATAAAGATATTGGCTTCGATGCAAAGTGGTAGTAATTTTGTTGCATTATCCGCCAGTCGTATTCTCTCCTTTGCTTTCTTATCAGAAGCTACACTGATCACAGTGTTTTTTGGAGTAGCCTTAATTACTGGTACTAACAATCCATACGTTACTCTATCATATTTAACTAAGGATATCACGCATTACTTATCTCTCGCTCATGTGTTCATATCAGTATCTTTCTTTATGTTATGGCTTTTTGAAACTGGGAAATTACCTGTAGAAAGTTCTGGTCTTAGTGAACTTGGTATGATAGACGACGGATTGCTCTATGAATACAGCGGAAAATTATTAGCCATTTTGAAATGGGGGTCTTACATAAAACAGTATCTCTTAGGATCAGTCTTACTTAACGTCTTTCTATTTCCATGGTTTTTGATAAAGGGGCCTCTAGGAGCTATTGAGGATGTCGGAATTATGTTCGGAAAGTGGATGTTATTAATACTAATAGCGGTGATAATTAACACGACATTAGCGAAGTTGAGACTATTTAAGGTTCAGGACTTTTTAGCTGTAGCCTTTCTTCTTTCCCTCTTTTCCTTAATTTTAACAGTATTACAAGGTGGAGAGTGA
- a CDS encoding ABC transporter ATP-binding protein — MDCITLVNVYKRFGSIEALRDLSFSIPCGGRYALLGPNGAGKSTTMKILAGMLKPDQGDVFIKGLKPGDKQVKRIMGYLPEDPMPYRILTVRENLEYIAALRGIPNPKEKAREMMEKLDLVQYENIQAGKLSRGNQQKLAIALVLLHNPEIVLLDEPLNYLDIPTQEKVIGMLRQMNATFLVSTHIMSIATRLTDHVIVISKGSVIWSGSIVDLKSMGKEEEPIESVVARLMSNVG, encoded by the coding sequence TTCAATAGAAGCCCTTCGAGATCTCTCATTTTCTATTCCTTGCGGCGGTAGATATGCACTTCTGGGTCCTAATGGTGCAGGTAAGTCCACTACCATGAAGATTTTAGCTGGAATGTTAAAGCCTGATCAAGGCGACGTTTTCATTAAAGGTCTGAAGCCGGGGGATAAACAAGTGAAGAGGATTATGGGGTATCTGCCAGAAGATCCGATGCCATATAGAATACTCACAGTAAGAGAGAATTTAGAGTATATAGCTGCGCTAAGAGGTATACCTAACCCTAAAGAGAAGGCTAGGGAGATGATGGAGAAACTAGATTTGGTTCAATATGAAAATATACAAGCCGGTAAGCTCTCAAGAGGAAATCAGCAGAAACTCGCGATAGCGTTAGTACTTCTTCATAATCCTGAAATAGTCTTATTGGATGAGCCCCTTAACTATCTTGATATACCTACTCAGGAAAAAGTAATAGGTATGTTGAGGCAAATGAACGCTACGTTTTTAGTTTCAACTCATATTATGTCAATAGCTACCAGGTTAACTGATCACGTTATTGTGATATCTAAAGGCTCTGTAATATGGAGTGGCTCAATAGTAGATTTGAAGTCTATGGGAAAAGAGGAAGAACCGATAGAAAGTGTGGTGGCAAGGTTGATGAGTAATGTGGGGTAA
- a CDS encoding MFS transporter: MTDPRGSPSKKSPDVYSKVAELTARIDRLPTMVLPISVILALAFGYFIALYDVIDIGVAFSGTSLPYTGLTTSEATTVVSMGLFGYIPGAIILGYLADKVGRKPMLIFTALLTAVGSLGNALSVNYPMFLVFRFITGMGIGGDLILVPTYLVEMVPAVKRGQYFNLVYIAGWAGLGLGPFLASLIDVLNPAIGWRVIFLIGATLAFIVLVIRTHADETVRMLALKGKIDQAEAIVRKMEEEAKVKAGVAELPPYNPLQYKVEEKNPFAVFRNKKYAIRIISVMLSIFFFYFGEYPYLTEFLLWVNSVYGNDKALINEYTVLFGTAGIGTFLGAIALRFIVEKIRRAILTTIAYAVGMLLGVLLSVYFVLQNNTTLAFAAMFLTNFIGVGWSNQMNYLNGTENVPTYARATSFAFSDGLAHLGAAISTAIIFGFIPTLGSLGTWVLFQVPMVLMGIVLIFVLPNTIGQSLEKVNEAEAGI; encoded by the coding sequence ATGACAGATCCTCGAGGGAGCCCAAGTAAAAAAAGTCCCGATGTATACTCAAAAGTAGCTGAATTGACAGCTAGAATAGACAGACTTCCTACAATGGTCTTACCCATCTCAGTTATTCTTGCTTTGGCCTTCGGTTATTTCATCGCACTTTATGACGTCATTGATATTGGTGTAGCATTCTCCGGTACATCACTTCCTTATACTGGGTTAACAACGTCCGAGGCAACTACCGTAGTGTCAATGGGATTATTCGGTTATATACCGGGTGCCATAATCTTGGGATATCTGGCTGACAAGGTAGGAAGGAAACCTATGCTAATTTTTACGGCACTTTTAACTGCAGTTGGTAGTCTTGGTAACGCTCTATCAGTAAACTATCCTATGTTTCTCGTTTTTAGGTTTATTACTGGGATGGGTATAGGTGGTGACTTAATTCTCGTACCTACTTACTTGGTAGAAATGGTACCTGCTGTTAAGAGGGGTCAATACTTCAACCTGGTATACATAGCTGGATGGGCAGGGCTAGGATTAGGTCCCTTCTTAGCATCTCTAATAGACGTTTTAAACCCAGCAATAGGTTGGAGAGTAATATTCCTAATAGGTGCTACTTTAGCTTTTATAGTACTCGTTATAAGGACTCACGCAGACGAGACAGTTAGAATGCTAGCCTTGAAAGGAAAAATAGACCAAGCTGAAGCGATAGTTAGAAAGATGGAGGAAGAAGCAAAGGTAAAGGCTGGAGTAGCTGAACTCCCGCCTTATAACCCTCTACAGTACAAAGTAGAAGAGAAAAATCCTTTTGCAGTGTTCCGCAACAAGAAATATGCTATAAGAATAATCTCTGTCATGTTATCTATTTTCTTCTTCTACTTCGGCGAGTACCCGTACTTGACCGAATTCCTGCTTTGGGTTAATAGCGTTTACGGTAACGACAAAGCCTTAATTAACGAATACACTGTGTTGTTCGGAACTGCTGGTATAGGAACTTTTCTGGGAGCAATAGCCCTTAGGTTCATAGTCGAGAAAATTAGGAGGGCAATTCTGACTACTATTGCTTATGCTGTTGGTATGTTACTAGGAGTTTTATTGTCAGTGTATTTTGTGCTTCAAAACAATACTACTCTAGCTTTTGCGGCAATGTTCTTAACGAACTTCATAGGGGTAGGTTGGAGTAATCAAATGAACTACCTTAACGGTACTGAAAATGTCCCTACTTATGCAAGAGCTACATCCTTTGCATTTTCGGACGGACTTGCACATCTAGGAGCTGCTATCTCTACTGCAATTATCTTTGGCTTTATACCGACTTTAGGATCTCTTGGGACTTGGGTATTATTCCAGGTACCGATGGTCTTAATGGGAATAGTGCTAATATTCGTTTTACCAAACACTATAGGACAAAGTCTGGAGAAAGTAAACGAGGCAGAAGCAGGAATTTGA
- a CDS encoding translation elongation factor, whose product MLRGSITTVLASNEELIKQTAEKLGKKTENNIYYKKIGELIRSVLTPTKLLDQAEALSISSSFYLVMNQLTAIEGELALLAEASGLKGVVIPPPDRETFSKVFKELSISNMISEFVEIDEPVSDLGYVYIDRAFNVKGVGVVVLGFALTEVKAHDKLVALPMKKEVEVKSIQVLDEDQQAVQPGTRIGFALRNVKLEEIEGVTALIKPGINLTNVIKNVNKFKWASEASNVHVVAGGFKVLGSINGNEIKLNGEIPITIKRAIILNMNAKPKTPRVYGYALM is encoded by the coding sequence ATGCTGAGAGGTTCAATAACGACTGTGCTGGCTTCGAATGAGGAGTTGATAAAACAGACTGCAGAAAAGCTTGGCAAGAAAACGGAGAACAATATTTACTACAAAAAGATAGGCGAGCTTATCAGGTCAGTTTTAACTCCTACTAAGCTACTAGACCAAGCTGAAGCTCTCTCAATATCGTCTTCCTTTTATCTGGTCATGAATCAACTTACCGCGATAGAAGGCGAACTCGCTTTATTAGCTGAAGCTTCGGGGTTAAAAGGAGTTGTTATTCCGCCTCCTGATAGAGAGACCTTCAGCAAGGTCTTTAAAGAGCTCTCAATTAGTAACATGATCTCAGAGTTCGTTGAAATAGACGAGCCGGTGAGCGATCTTGGTTACGTATATATAGATAGGGCTTTCAATGTAAAAGGTGTAGGAGTAGTAGTTCTGGGTTTTGCACTGACTGAAGTAAAGGCTCACGATAAGCTCGTTGCATTACCGATGAAAAAAGAAGTGGAAGTAAAAAGCATACAAGTGCTTGACGAAGACCAGCAAGCTGTTCAACCCGGAACTAGGATAGGTTTTGCATTACGTAATGTGAAGCTCGAAGAAATAGAAGGCGTAACTGCTCTAATTAAACCTGGCATTAACCTTACTAACGTAATCAAAAATGTCAATAAGTTCAAATGGGCTTCGGAAGCTAGTAACGTTCACGTAGTTGCTGGCGGTTTTAAAGTATTGGGAAGTATCAATGGAAATGAAATAAAACTAAACGGAGAGATTCCAATAACCATCAAAAGGGCAATAATTTTGAATATGAACGCTAAACCTAAGACCCCAAGAGTCTACGGGTATGCACTGATGTAA
- a CDS encoding proton-conducting transporter membrane subunit: MENGQLLLILSILIPSLSNVVFFNVRVLRISTIITSIISLLLSVILFIEKGLLPISGFFYVTSFTTYFTLMITSIYLLSSIYSLEYIGDAEPSGILNTKIYYVLLNFFVSSMLFTVSVNNYGFMWIGVELTTITSALLIATEYSEVSLEATWRYIIIVSAGVTIALFSIILIYYQYHTLTVSTILSLHQSSEIMRLAVGLALIGFGTKVGVFPMYIWLPDAHSEAPSPISALFSGVLLPSALYVLYRVYEIDPLTNLYLVFSLLSMLTSSIILSNQWNIKRLFAYSTIENMNLALIGLVIGQPIGALILLLSHAFGKASAFYSSGILVKVLKEKRIDELKGVSKLRLTSSSLLLSSLAVTATPPFGTFIGEFLILQSLLERGFFSIFATLLIIIPLEFISINYHVSKVVFSGKDMDNRQVNEPPLMSSISLVSSIISLMIGILYLLVVM; this comes from the coding sequence GTGGAGAACGGTCAATTACTTTTAATACTGTCGATCCTTATACCCTCTCTTTCTAATGTAGTTTTTTTCAATGTTAGAGTTTTAAGAATATCTACAATAATAACCTCAATTATTTCCCTATTATTATCAGTAATATTGTTTATAGAGAAGGGCTTATTGCCTATATCAGGATTCTTTTACGTCACCAGCTTCACCACTTATTTCACTTTAATGATAACCTCGATATACTTACTTTCGTCTATATATTCCCTAGAGTATATTGGTGACGCAGAACCCAGTGGAATTCTTAATACAAAGATATACTATGTTTTACTGAACTTTTTTGTGTCTTCTATGTTGTTTACGGTTTCTGTGAATAATTATGGTTTTATGTGGATAGGGGTTGAGCTAACAACTATCACATCCGCGCTTTTAATAGCTACCGAATACTCAGAAGTTTCCTTGGAAGCAACTTGGAGGTACATAATAATAGTATCGGCGGGAGTGACTATAGCCCTATTTTCAATTATTTTAATTTACTATCAGTACCATACGCTCACGGTATCCACGATCCTATCTTTACATCAATCCAGTGAAATAATGAGATTAGCAGTAGGATTAGCATTGATAGGCTTTGGTACTAAAGTAGGGGTATTCCCTATGTATATTTGGCTACCTGATGCACATAGTGAAGCACCCTCACCTATCAGTGCGTTATTTTCTGGTGTATTATTACCTTCAGCCTTATACGTCCTTTATAGAGTGTACGAGATAGACCCTCTAACTAACTTATACTTAGTTTTCTCCTTACTTTCAATGTTGACGTCTTCGATTATCTTATCCAATCAATGGAATATAAAAAGACTTTTCGCGTACTCTACAATAGAAAATATGAACTTAGCTCTAATAGGACTCGTTATAGGGCAACCTATAGGTGCTTTAATACTATTACTGTCACACGCTTTCGGTAAAGCCTCAGCTTTCTATTCATCGGGCATTCTCGTGAAGGTTTTAAAGGAGAAAAGAATAGACGAGTTGAAAGGAGTTAGTAAGTTAAGGCTGACATCTTCTTCTTTACTGTTATCTTCGTTAGCTGTAACTGCTACTCCGCCTTTTGGGACTTTTATAGGTGAATTCCTAATACTACAAAGCTTGCTGGAGAGAGGATTTTTCTCGATATTTGCAACCCTCTTAATCATTATCCCATTGGAGTTTATTTCAATAAATTACCACGTGAGCAAGGTAGTATTTTCAGGCAAAGACATGGACAATAGGCAAGTAAATGAACCACCATTAATGTCCTCTATTTCCTTGGTCTCGTCAATCATATCGCTTATGATAGGAATATTGTACCTCTTAGTGGTGATGTAG
- a CDS encoding DUF202 domain-containing protein yields the protein MRTSIALMGFGFVIAKFQIFLHVLAHEPLTSSSLLGGVIMIIMGIATLLYGFYEYLQDEKQIKENKFEVELTPMWIYTGLLTLLAVALVVSLYISAYP from the coding sequence GTGAGAACATCCATAGCTTTAATGGGATTCGGATTTGTTATAGCCAAGTTTCAAATTTTTCTACACGTTTTAGCCCACGAACCTCTGACATCATCATCCCTTCTAGGAGGTGTTATAATGATAATCATGGGAATAGCTACGCTTCTTTATGGTTTCTACGAGTATTTGCAGGACGAGAAGCAGATAAAAGAAAACAAGTTTGAGGTTGAATTAACTCCTATGTGGATTTATACTGGACTATTAACATTATTGGCGGTGGCTCTAGTGGTGAGCCTTTACATCAGTGCATACCCGTAG
- a CDS encoding hydrogenase yields MEEIIQLINSFIILVAFYIQGQAYFKPQIYAQAIQSGLISALSFYLAFITGISDYVFLGIIIIFVRSALITFFLLKGLKKIHGYRESTRGVASELILDLAFFITASLILYYLVVSKYNSLLNANNSYDLVFSFALFFQGLFLILSRKSTVSQILGYIEEENSLVLFGIFLIPIPFLIEVSIFLDVLGLIIISSVLTRVKEEHKIIEELRG; encoded by the coding sequence ATGGAAGAAATCATACAACTAATTAACTCTTTTATAATTTTGGTGGCTTTCTATATCCAAGGTCAAGCCTATTTTAAACCACAAATTTATGCTCAAGCTATACAATCAGGACTAATATCAGCCCTTTCTTTCTACCTAGCTTTCATAACCGGAATTTCGGACTATGTTTTTCTCGGTATTATAATCATATTTGTAAGAAGTGCTCTTATCACATTCTTTCTATTAAAAGGATTAAAAAAGATTCATGGTTATAGAGAAAGTACGAGAGGGGTTGCCTCAGAACTCATACTTGACTTAGCTTTCTTTATAACAGCCTCACTAATACTATACTATTTAGTTGTTTCTAAGTATAATTCCTTACTAAATGCAAACAATTCTTATGATCTAGTTTTCTCTTTTGCGCTATTCTTTCAAGGTCTCTTTTTAATTCTAAGTAGAAAAAGCACTGTCTCACAAATCTTAGGATATATTGAAGAAGAAAATTCTCTAGTATTATTCGGTATATTTTTAATTCCAATTCCTTTCTTGATAGAAGTAAGTATATTTTTAGACGTCTTAGGGTTGATAATCATATCTTCCGTCCTCACACGGGTTAAGGAGGAACACAAAATCATAGAAGAATTAAGGGGGTGA